The proteins below are encoded in one region of Leishmania major strain Friedlin complete genome, chromosome 7:
- the HTD2-2 gene encoding putative 3-hydroxyacyl-ACP dehydratase has protein sequence MSSETAPLVIRVGSRATRTVHISQENVNTFGDVIDDHNPIHSDPEAARAAGFPTTICYGMYAGSLFSGLMAKEMPGPGTVYLSQNLRFTAPVFVGDDLDVIVEVREFRKDKGLISLSNIVQKTDPSTGKTTVCVEGSAVVMNKTLQFEGESEWSVTK, from the coding sequence ATGTCCAGCGAGACTGCACCACTTGTCATCCGTGTGGGCTCACGGGCGACCAGGACAGTCCATATCAGCCAAGAGAATGTCAACACCTTCGGCGACGTCATTGACGACCACAACCCCATTCACAGTGACCCGGAGGCGGCTAGGGCAGCGGGGTTTCCCACCACTATTTGCTACGGCATGTACGCCGGCTCGCTCTTCTCGGGTCTCATGGCAAAGGAGATGCCCGGCCCTGGCACTGTGTATCTGTCACAGAACTTGCGCTTCACCGCCCCGGTGTTCGTCGGCGACGACCTCGATGTCATTGTGGAGGTCCGAGAGTTCCGCAAGGATAAGGgcctcatctctctctccaaCATCGTGCAAAAGACGGACCCCTCAACCGGCAAGACAACCGTGTGCGTTGAAGGATCGGCCGTGGTCATGAACAAGACTCTTCAGTTTGAGGGGGAGAGTGAGTGGTCTGTGACGAAgtag
- the HTD2-1 gene encoding putative 3-hydroxyacyl-ACP dehydratase yields MQAAARRIIRVGAQASKTVKITQRDVVTFGDLIQDHNPIHSDAAAAKAAGFPSPICYGMLAGSLFSGLMATEIPGPNTVYLSQSLRFTRPIFVGDELEVIAKVTRFRRNKGLIEMSTIIQKADPKNPSVKITCIEGFSVGMNKMVDFEGESEWTRRL; encoded by the coding sequence ATgcaagcggcagcacgccgcaTCATCCGCGTCGGGGCGCAGGCTTCAAAGACGGTGAAAATCACGCAGAGGGATGTGGTCACTTTTGGGGACCTCATTCAAGACCACAACCCCATTCATAGCGATGCGGCCGCTGCAAAAGCCGCCGGattcccctcccccataTGCTATGGTATGCTGGCcggctctctcttttccggCTTGATGGCGACGGAAATCCCAGGCCCGAACACGGTGTACTTATCGCAGAGCCTGCGCTTTACAAGACCCATCTTTGTTGGTGATGAGCTGGAGGTGATTGCCAAAGTCACCCGGTTCCGCCGCAACAAAGGGCTCATTGAGATGTCGACCATCATTCAGAAGGCAGACCCTAAGAACCCAAGCGTGAAGATCACCTGCATTGAGGGGTTCTCGGTAGGAATGAACAAGATGGTGGACTTCGAAGGGGAGAGCGAGTGGACGCGTCGGCTTtag